In Gadus macrocephalus chromosome 11, ASM3116895v1, a single genomic region encodes these proteins:
- the fbxl4 gene encoding F-box/LRR-repeat protein 4 isoform X2, translating into MLTLLSMFYYICLRRRSRSGTRGEALNSRRAVESGQRTALPVSLEVEQYAKEVLDFSSHYGSENSMSYTMWNLAGVPNVYPSSGDFTQTAVFRAYGTWWEQCASAPPRFRRTPRGFHSQDYIELAFEEPVYPMAVEVLETYYPGAIVQIQACNLNPFSQNTPADVRWEVLWSAEPTKVLTPQARQFSPAIRQISFPTNLLRLEINSSLQQYYTELDAVILRGLRERPILPLYKMPVIGVGDLSDSDEELADMAAAFRHGGDDEVDDGKPPNAGNGHFDRLPYELIQLILSHLTLRDLCRLAQSCKLLHQHCCDPLQYTQLSLQPYWARLSDASLGHLQSRCSLLQRLNLSWTGNRGALTPSGFTSFMKACGPSLVSLELSCCHFLTEACLEVISQTCPGLQELNLSSCDRLHPQAFTHISKLTRLRRLVLYRTKIEQTAILNILTFCTELRHLNLGSCVRIEDYDVVASMLSSRCYSLRSVDLWRCRNLTDRGLAELVSGCRMLEELDLGWCPTLQSSSGCFQHLARKLPRLRKLFLTANRTVCDADLEELAANCPSLQHLDILGTRMVSPHALKKLLQSCPKLLLLDVSFCSQLDNRIVQELSALFPKVAIKKSFTQ; encoded by the exons ATGCTAACCCTGCTGAGCATGTTCTACTATATATGTCTGCGCCGGCGCTCCAGGAGCGGCACGCGGGGCGAGGCGCTCAACAGCCGGCGGGCGGTGGAGTCGGGCCAGCGTACCGCACTGCCCGTCAgcctggaggtggagcagtACGCCAAGGAGGTGCTGGACTTCAGCTCGCACTACGGCAGCGAGAACAGCATGTCGTACACCATGTGGAACCTGGCCGGGGTGCCCAACGTGTACCCCAGCTCGGGGGACTTCACCCAGACGGCCGTGTTCCGGGCCTATGGCACCTGGTGGGAGCAGTGCGCCAGCGCGCCGCCGCGCTTCCGACGCACGCCCCGCGGCTTCCACAGCCAGGACTACATCGAGCTGGCCTTCGAGGAGCCGGTGTACCCCATGGCCGTGGAGGTGCTGGAGACCTACTACCCGGGCGCCATCGTGCAGATCCAGGCCTGCAACCTGAACCCTTTCTCCCAGAACACTCCTGCCGATGTCAG GTGGGAGGTGCTGTGGTCGGCGGAGCCCACCAAGGTTCTGACCCCACAGGCGCGCCAGTTCTCGCCGGCCATCAGGCAGATCAGCTTCCCCACCAACCTGCTGCGGCTGGAGATCAACAGCTCCCTGCAGCAGTACTACACGGAGCTGGACGCCGTCATCCTGCGGGGCCTGCGGGAGCGGCCCATCCTGCCCCTCTACAAGATGCCCGTCATCGGCGTGGGCGACCTCAGCGACAGCGACGAGGAGCTGGCCGACATGGCGGCCGCCTTCAGGCATGGCGGCGACGACGAGGTTGACGACGGGAAACCGCCCAACGCGGGCAACGGCCACTTCGACCGACTCCCGTACGAG CTGATCCAGCTGATACTGAGCCACCTGACCCTACGGGACCTCTGCCGTCTGGCCCAGAGCTGTAAGCTGCTGCACCAGCACTGCTGCGACCCGCTCCAGTACACCCAGCTGAGCCTGCAGCCCTACTGGGCCCGTCTGAGTGACGCCTCGCTGGGCCACCTGCAGAGCCGCTGCTCCCTCCTCCAGCGCCTCAACCTCTCCTGGACGGGGAACCGTGGGGCCCTCACCCCATCTGGCTTCACCAG cTTCATGAAGGCGTGTGGCCCCAGCCTCGTGTCTCTGGAGCTGTCCTGCTGCCACTTCCTGACGGAGGCCTGCCTAGAGGTCATCTCCCAGACCTGCCCGGGGCTGCAGGAGCTCAACCTGTCCTCGTGTGACCGGCTCCACCCCCAGGCCTTCACCCACATCTCCAAGCTGACACGCCTCCGTCGCCTGGTGCTATACCGCACCAAGATAGAG CAAACCGCCATACTGAACATCCTGACCTTCTGTACGGAGCTGAGACACCTCAACCTGGGCAGCTGTGTTAGG ATCGAGGACTACGACGTAGTGGCCAGCATGCTGAGCAGCCGCTGCTACTCCCTGCGCTCGGTGGACCTGTGGCGCTGCCGCAACCTGACGGACCGCGGCCTGGCCGAGCTGGTCTCCGGCTGCAG gatgctggaggagctggacctgGGCTGGTGCCCCACGCTTCAGAGCAGCTCCGGATGCTTCCAGCACCTGGCGCGCAAACTGCCCCGACTGCGCAAGCTCTTCCTCACCGCCAACCGCACCGTGTGTGACGCGGACCTGGAGGAGCTGGCCGCCAACTGCCCCTCGCTGCAGCACCTCGACATCCTGG GCACCAGGATGGTGAGTCCACATGCCCTGAAGAAGCTGCTGCAGTCGTGTCCcaagctgctgttgctggacgTGTCCTTCTGCTCCCAGCTGGACAACCGCATTGTCCAGGAGCTCTCGGCCCTCTTCCCTAAAGTCGCCATCAAGAAGAGCTTCACACAATGA
- the fbxl4 gene encoding F-box/LRR-repeat protein 4 isoform X1 produces the protein MLTLLSMFYYICLRRRSRSGTRGEALNSRRAVESGQRTALPVSLEVEQYAKEVLDFSSHYGSENSMSYTMWNLAGVPNVYPSSGDFTQTAVFRAYGTWWEQCASAPPRFRRTPRGFHSQDYIELAFEEPVYPMAVEVLETYYPGAIVQIQACNLNPFSQNTPADVRWEVLWSAEPTKVLTPQARQFSPAIRQISFPTNLLRLEINSSLQQYYTELDAVILRGLRERPILPLYKMPVIGVGDLSDSDEELADMAAAFRHGGDDEVDDGKPPNAGNGHFDRLPYELIQLILSHLTLRDLCRLAQSCKLLHQHCCDPLQYTQLSLQPYWARLSDASLGHLQSRCSLLQRLNLSWTGNRGALTPSGFTSFMKACGPSLVSLELSCCHFLTEACLEVISQTCPGLQELNLSSCDRLHPQAFTHISKLTRLRRLVLYRTKIEQTAILNILTFCTELRHLNLGSCVRIEDYDVVASMLSSRCYSLRSVDLWRCRNLTDRGLAELVSGCRMLEELDLGWCPTLQSSSGCFQHLARKLPRLRKLFLTANRTVCDADLEELAANCPSLQHLDILGRLCTPSLQYQWVVTLTVLMVRFSQGRDTGPPWSSSLGSWSLYLSFLVCPSLPLCLHLCLSLSLPG, from the exons ATGCTAACCCTGCTGAGCATGTTCTACTATATATGTCTGCGCCGGCGCTCCAGGAGCGGCACGCGGGGCGAGGCGCTCAACAGCCGGCGGGCGGTGGAGTCGGGCCAGCGTACCGCACTGCCCGTCAgcctggaggtggagcagtACGCCAAGGAGGTGCTGGACTTCAGCTCGCACTACGGCAGCGAGAACAGCATGTCGTACACCATGTGGAACCTGGCCGGGGTGCCCAACGTGTACCCCAGCTCGGGGGACTTCACCCAGACGGCCGTGTTCCGGGCCTATGGCACCTGGTGGGAGCAGTGCGCCAGCGCGCCGCCGCGCTTCCGACGCACGCCCCGCGGCTTCCACAGCCAGGACTACATCGAGCTGGCCTTCGAGGAGCCGGTGTACCCCATGGCCGTGGAGGTGCTGGAGACCTACTACCCGGGCGCCATCGTGCAGATCCAGGCCTGCAACCTGAACCCTTTCTCCCAGAACACTCCTGCCGATGTCAG GTGGGAGGTGCTGTGGTCGGCGGAGCCCACCAAGGTTCTGACCCCACAGGCGCGCCAGTTCTCGCCGGCCATCAGGCAGATCAGCTTCCCCACCAACCTGCTGCGGCTGGAGATCAACAGCTCCCTGCAGCAGTACTACACGGAGCTGGACGCCGTCATCCTGCGGGGCCTGCGGGAGCGGCCCATCCTGCCCCTCTACAAGATGCCCGTCATCGGCGTGGGCGACCTCAGCGACAGCGACGAGGAGCTGGCCGACATGGCGGCCGCCTTCAGGCATGGCGGCGACGACGAGGTTGACGACGGGAAACCGCCCAACGCGGGCAACGGCCACTTCGACCGACTCCCGTACGAG CTGATCCAGCTGATACTGAGCCACCTGACCCTACGGGACCTCTGCCGTCTGGCCCAGAGCTGTAAGCTGCTGCACCAGCACTGCTGCGACCCGCTCCAGTACACCCAGCTGAGCCTGCAGCCCTACTGGGCCCGTCTGAGTGACGCCTCGCTGGGCCACCTGCAGAGCCGCTGCTCCCTCCTCCAGCGCCTCAACCTCTCCTGGACGGGGAACCGTGGGGCCCTCACCCCATCTGGCTTCACCAG cTTCATGAAGGCGTGTGGCCCCAGCCTCGTGTCTCTGGAGCTGTCCTGCTGCCACTTCCTGACGGAGGCCTGCCTAGAGGTCATCTCCCAGACCTGCCCGGGGCTGCAGGAGCTCAACCTGTCCTCGTGTGACCGGCTCCACCCCCAGGCCTTCACCCACATCTCCAAGCTGACACGCCTCCGTCGCCTGGTGCTATACCGCACCAAGATAGAG CAAACCGCCATACTGAACATCCTGACCTTCTGTACGGAGCTGAGACACCTCAACCTGGGCAGCTGTGTTAGG ATCGAGGACTACGACGTAGTGGCCAGCATGCTGAGCAGCCGCTGCTACTCCCTGCGCTCGGTGGACCTGTGGCGCTGCCGCAACCTGACGGACCGCGGCCTGGCCGAGCTGGTCTCCGGCTGCAG gatgctggaggagctggacctgGGCTGGTGCCCCACGCTTCAGAGCAGCTCCGGATGCTTCCAGCACCTGGCGCGCAAACTGCCCCGACTGCGCAAGCTCTTCCTCACCGCCAACCGCACCGTGTGTGACGCGGACCTGGAGGAGCTGGCCGCCAACTGCCCCTCGCTGCAGCACCTCGACATCCTGGGTAGGCTGTGTACTCCAAGCCTCCAGTACCAATGGGTGGTTACGTTAACGGTTTTAATGGTTCGCTTCAGCCAAGGGAGAGACACAGGACCACCGTGGTCATCGTCTTTAGGTTCAtggtctctttatctctcttttttggtctgtccgtctcttcctctctgtctccatctgtgtctgtctctatcacTCCCTGGCTGA